CGTTAATCCTAAATATATTTACAAGGTGCAAAATAAATACAGGACTTACCTTACATCCACAAGCATTGAATGATAAGGGAATGTAGTTCCCAATATATAAGCAGCGGTTAACATGATGATAAAATACCCCACAAACCATACATCCGCTCGGGAATATCCGATCTGAACGTAATAGGTCCGGCTCCCGCCTTCCTTGAATCCTTTTGCTTCCATCGCCACCGCCATACGCTGCGCACGGCGAATACTCTGTGCAAGTAGTGGAATAGCATATCGTTTCAGTGTGCCGTATACATTCCAGCGGGAGCCGTGCTCCCTCGTTCCCCGAATGCGGATGGCATACCGCAGCGTCTGGAATTCATCCAGCAAAATCGGAATCATACGCATCGCCGCCAGGAAACTATAAGCATACTTAGGTGGGAGCCTCCACTGCTGCATGAGGGAATAAAAGAGACGAACAGGCTTGGTCGTCAGGCCGAACAACAATCCAGCTGCCGCCATACTTAGGGAACGAAAGCCCAGGTGCAGCCCGCGATAGAAGCTCTCTTCGGTAATATGAATCAATCCCCACTGAAACCAGGTGGTCTCGCCTTTACCAAACATGATCATACCTGTGGAAGTTGATATAAATACCAGAATGAACGGAGACGCATACAGCAATAATCTGGGCCATGGGTGACCTGTCCAGCCCAGCAATAACAGCATGACAACTGCCACATTCGCCATTACATTCAGGTTGTGAACAAGAATGACGAAGACAAACAGCAATGTCAGGAAAATCATTTTCAACCCCGGATTCACCGCGTGAAGCCAAGTCTCACGATGAGGAAACGAGAGCTGCATCCGTTAACCTCCCCTCATCCACCGTCCAGATCCTGTTGCAATAACGTTTCACGATTTCATGATCATGCGTAACCATCACGATGGCTGTCCCTTCACGCCGCAACCGCTCCAGCTGGGATAACATGGAAAAGGTATTCCGCGCATCCTGTCCAAAGGTAGGTTCATCCAATAACAAAATACGCTGTTCCCGTACCAGAGCTGATGCTACACTCAGCCGTCGTTTCTGTCCCATCGACAATTGATATGGGTGCCTACCGGACAGCTCACTCAGTCCGAATTGCTCCAACATATGATCGGTTCGGATACCTCTTTCTTCGGCAGTTAGCTTTCCGCTCAGCAAGGAAAATCCCACTTCATCACGGACTGAATTTGTCACGAATTGAAATTCAGGATTCTGGAATACAAAGGCAATGCGATCTGCAAGCTGCTCGGTTTTTCCAGCCGATTGTCCTTCCACAACATATTGACCTGTCGTTTTTAGAATATTCATCATGGACAGCAATAATGAACTTTTACCTGCCCCGTTAGCCCCGACAATCCCCACCCAATCTCCGTGCCATACCTTGGCCTGCTCCACCTGAATGAATGGCGTTTTTCCGCGCCATCCGGTGAATTGCTGCATTTCCAGGGCTGGTTGGATCAGTGCAGAGGTTTCCCCCTCCTTATAATCTATACTTTCAGTTTCTGTTGCACCGTAACGACTATCCTCTCCTGAGACCCATGCCTGTGCCTTCGATTGGCCTCGTTCTTCCCAGACCCCTGGATACCAGATCCCGTATTCCCTGAGCATATTCCGCTCATCTGTAAACACCTGATTCGCCGGGCCATCTGCCACAATCTTTCCTTCAGGCGACAATACGATGATTCGGTCTACCCACTCGACGATTTCATTAATTTTATGTTCTACGATAATGAGTGTTTTGTCCTGTGCAATCTGTTTCACCGTTTCCCACACCTGAGAGGTTCCTTCATCATCCAGCAGTGCCGTTGGTTCATCCAAAAAGAGTACGTCTGGCTCCATGGCCAGAATCGAAGCCATCGCAAGACGCTGCTTCATACCCTGAGACATGGATTGAATGAGTGTTCGATTATGTTCAAAGCATAACCCGACCTGTTCCAGGTATTGATGGATAAGGGTAGGCATCTGCTCGCGTGGAATATTCCGGTTCTCCAATACAAAAGCAATCTCTTCATCCGTATATGACATACAGAACTGGGTATCCGGATCTTGAAAAACAATGCCGGGCTGCTCAGGCACCTGAATGTCATCACATTTCATCGGAATCTCCACAGATCGCGGAATCAGACCGCTCAGAATTTGCAGCAAGGTTGATTTGCCAGATCCGCTTGGACCAAGCAATAATACTTTCTCCCCTTGACGCACAGAGAGAGACAAGCCTTGAAACACCAAGGCCTTCTCTCCCGGGAACTTGCATCTTAGATTCGTAACACCTACCGCTTGCACATTCTCCACTTCATTCATCTAGTCCAGCGCCTCGTAATCCTGCTTCGACACCGGTCTAAGGGATCGTGTTACACCTGTAAGCTCCAGCGCTTTGGCAAGGTAATAGGCGAATACACCTGCAATCAGAATACTGCCAATGAAGCGGAACCCGATAAACAGTGTATAATTCCAAGCCGAGAGGGAATCAATGTACCCGTACTGATAATCCAGTACAAGCGAAGCTGCCGCTGCACCAATAGCCGCAAGGCAGGTGACGAACAGATTGCTTTTCCGATACAGAAATGCGGCGAAGAAGATCTCTGCACCCAGCCCTTGCAACAGTCCATACACCAGTGTCGACATGCCCCACTCACTTCCGAGAAAAGCACTCACCGTGGATGCCGCTACTTCAGCCAGAATGGCTACACCCGGCTTACGAATGATTACAAAGGCAAAGGTTCCCGCCATAAACCACATGCCATAAATCATCTGCTCCGCATGAACGCCGAATGGCTTCATCAGATCATATGTAGGTCCCCATATTTTGTAGATCACCCCGAAGACCACCGCAATCACAATCGTTACCAAAATATCGGTTAACTTCAATCTGTTGCTGCCTACTGCTGTTGACATGTTCTCTACTTCCTTCCTCTGTTTCCCTGGATTTATAAAATAAACAATAAAACAAACAAAAAAGCCTCCCCGGTTTCCAGGCAGGCCATACGCACAGTTTACAATC
Above is a window of Paenibacillus sp. E222 DNA encoding:
- a CDS encoding ATP-binding cassette domain-containing protein; amino-acid sequence: MSQGMKQRLAMASILAMEPDVLFLDEPTALLDDEGTSQVWETVKQIAQDKTLIIVEHKINEIVEWVDRIIVLSPEGKIVADGPANQVFTDERNMLREYGIWYPGVWEERGQSKAQAWVSGEDSRYGATETESIDYKEGETSALIQPALEMQQFTGWRGKTPFIQVEQAKVWHGDWVGIVGANGAGKSSLLLSMMNILKTTGQYVVEGQSAGKTEQLADRIAFVFQNPEFQFVTNSVRDEVGFSLLSGKLTAEERGIRTDHMLEQFGLSELSGRHPYQLSMGQKRRLSVASALVREQRILLLDEPTFGQDARNTFSMLSQLERLRREGTAIVMVTHDHEIVKRYCNRIWTVDEGRLTDAALVSSS
- a CDS encoding energy-coupling factor transporter transmembrane protein EcfT: MQLSFPHRETWLHAVNPGLKMIFLTLLFVFVILVHNLNVMANVAVVMLLLLGWTGHPWPRLLLYASPFILVFISTSTGMIMFGKGETTWFQWGLIHITEESFYRGLHLGFRSLSMAAAGLLFGLTTKPVRLFYSLMQQWRLPPKYAYSFLAAMRMIPILLDEFQTLRYAIRIRGTREHGSRWNVYGTLKRYAIPLLAQSIRRAQRMAVAMEAKGFKEGGSRTYYVQIGYSRADVWFVGYFIIMLTAAYILGTTFPYHSMLVDVR
- a CDS encoding ECF transporter S component, translating into MSTAVGSNRLKLTDILVTIVIAVVFGVIYKIWGPTYDLMKPFGVHAEQMIYGMWFMAGTFAFVIIRKPGVAILAEVAASTVSAFLGSEWGMSTLVYGLLQGLGAEIFFAAFLYRKSNLFVTCLAAIGAAAASLVLDYQYGYIDSLSAWNYTLFIGFRFIGSILIAGVFAYYLAKALELTGVTRSLRPVSKQDYEALD